The Prunus dulcis chromosome 3, ALMONDv2, whole genome shotgun sequence genome segment AACCTGAACAAGGGAAGAATGTATTAACTAAAGGGTTAGGATGTCTACACTACCCTCAGTTCTTTCGTgtatgaaaaaacaaattaatgtcCGCATTCACTTCCAGAAGCGGTCAAGGTAACTCGTTTTTTGATACTTACACTTTCAGTCTGTCAACCTAAAATACAGTTAGGAACTTAGGATCAAGGAGTTAAATCTTATTCAGCTAAATACCGCTGATGATCTTTATGTCGCATAATTAGagaaactgaatttttgtatACGTTTGAATCTGCTCAGCTCGTTCGGTATAAAACCTCGGAGCTAGGGTCGTCTCCAAATGGTAGATTTAAATCAGGTAGCGAAAAGGCAGCATCCTGGCTCCCAGCCTCTTCTAccttgcaagaaacatttggTGGACAGGAGCTTTGGGAAGCGCCAAGATTACTGCAATGAACAATTGTTGGCATGATTTTTGTAGGGACACCAACTGCATTTACTTGCTCAAGTTGGTACGAAATGGATTCACCAGGCACAACAGAAGTTGTAGCTTTCATCGTTGTCAGGGGCAACTGCAAATCAAGCTGTAATTGAACATAAAACCACTATTAAAATCCATGTCATACCTGTTCTATAATACATTCTTATTTAAGTAGCTGATAATCACAAAAATATAGACGGTAAAATCCCATACGCATACTTGAATGCAGGAAGCATCCTTAGTGGAGGAAACTAGAGAACCAGGAGTAGGCCACTGTTGAAATGAAAGTGACCTTGAAGTCTTGAGACAATGTGTAATCGTCTGTGATGCATACCATAGTGTGCCCATTATGTATTAGAAGACCATATATGACATTCCCTTCCCaagcataaaaaatttaacccTCAAGAAAAGATGAAGCACTGCATCATGCAGCAGGCTGGTTCAAAACATATACATAGTGTCCACATGCATATATTCCGAGACTGAGGTGGACTTCCTACTTAAGCACATTTTCTGAAAGTTCTAATGAGGGATGAGAAAATTTCTGCACTGATGTTGAGATGTTCTGATACTTGATTTGTACCAAGATCACAACTCTAAGCAGATGGAACTACAAGTCTACAACTTTCAACACACGCCCTTAAACGATGCAACAAAGGCCCCAATGCAGACGTCAATCACTCATCCGAGACGACTAAAAGTTCTAGAATCATGTAAAACAGAGAAATCTCCCcgagaggaaagaaaatcagCACATTTGAGGCATACAAATTATCCTACAAGTGAAGAAGATTTTCTAATCCAATAAAGAACTTATAAACAGCTTTTGATGTGCAAGCATCAAATCTTCACAAAAATAGCTAGGAAGCCATTATTTTATAATAGCTAGAATCTCTCCTAGCTAGAATCTCTCCAATCCAATAATATCTTTTAGtttttgaataaagaaatcaaagGCTGGTCACATGAAAATTCATGAAACTTTAAGTTTTAGAATAAAGCCATTATTTGCAAACAAAACTGAATCCGTTATCAGGTTTCAAACTGCAAGTTTcatgaaaattcaaatatatccAAGTTCGCTTTAAATGCATACATATAACATAAAGAGTCTAGAGAGTAGTAGCAGCATGTTCacctttatttttctcaagcTTTCATTTGTGGCCCTCTGTTTTTCAACAGTGAGGCGTAGTGTTGCCAGTTGCTGCTCAAGGGATGTAttaaagaaatcaatattcagAAATCTCCACTGAGACGtattatgaaataaaaaggGAGAATGAATTAAAGACATACatttttcaagtttcgtcTTTCCTTCAACAGAAAACTCTCCTCCTCTTTTAGTTCAGCAAGCGTCTGCACGCAGCCATGAGAAATTATTACTACACTATGAGATATGAATCTAACAAGTATTCCACTCACCACCACAAACAAACCAAAGAAAGAACATGGGAGATGCATAGCCTTAAAATACTTCTTCATCAAGAAAATGGCAAGATGTGGCATTACTGGTTTTCATATATTTGACCCCAAAGTTAGTTTTACAGATGAAATCAAGTATTAGTTTTTCTGCTTCATGCATATGTTGCTAACTAATGTCGAGATAAGTACTCCCATTTAATTTTTCGAAAACACATTTCACCGGCAGACATTAGAATTAGGCTAGTTGTATCGTTCATTACTTAACTAGACCTCCCATTTATTCCAAGGGTATTTACGCAGTAAATGAAAGAGATCCCAAGTTTGAGCCCTATCAAGGACACTTCTACCGAACTTTCTTGTGATTTGCTCAGCAAAGATATTCTCTATGTTCTATGCACTCtccacaaaaaaattaattgaaattaattgtGGTATAGGACATAAACGTTCCATGAATATCTTCTTCGGCGCAATACATAATGGTATATTtaccttcttctttcttggtcTCTTGAAGATGGCTGCTTCACTTCTAACAGCAACCTACACAACCCAATATAAGACAACCCAATTAATCACCAAATCATATTTCAGCAAGTTGTAcagtaaattaaaaaaaaaaaaattaatacaaatgaCAGCTTGCCGGCTCAACGGATATAGGAAGGCCCCCGAACAACttggaagagaaaaatataagaCACTTTGCATCCAATCAAGTACACATATTACATGTGGCGGTGATGGAAAATCACTTGCATGGACCATGCCACAATAAATCCATAAATTCTCAACGCTCCAAGGcctcaaaatttcaaaagggTCTCTCATAACTTTCTCGTGACAATGTGCGTTTCACTTATGCATTCAAATTGTGACCATTTCAAATTGGCAGCCCACAAATAGTGTGAAGCTCcattatcttcttttcttttttcttttttcccttttttttagcAATTAAGCTCTCAGTTTTCAACCACAATGCATAATGCAACCTaccccaaaataaaattacaaaaaaatacaaccaaaaaaaaagtcttgAGGGCCCTACGTTTGTTGAAAAGTTTATGAGTTTGGCAGGCACCAAAAGAGCAAGCAAGTCAGGTTATAACAATTTGGGGGGCCAATGTGGCCTTCCCACCCGAGAGACACTTCTTCTACAGTGAATCTCTCAATTTGAtacccaaaaagaaagcaCTTTGTcccattgaaatttttttcaactCCCAACTCTGAACCCAcccatatattattttatctcTTCTTGGACCCCACCAAAACATTGAAAAGGTTAACATGCCAGGCTGTCACATAAGATAGAGTAACAGCCTGATCAGAAATTACTTTTTACCCATTTGACTGTTCCCGTTGGATCCAAGCTTTGACGTCGTCTTTCCATAAAAAGAAGTGACTTGCCGATCAAGCTGTCACGCAAATACGGTAACagacaaatatttttttcttgtcgtaTTTTAATAATACACCCTCTCCCTGCCTGCCTATGGTCTCTGGCGTAAAAACAACGTCGCAGGACGGGGACTCGATTTGGTTGGCCTTTTACCATGCGCCTGCAGGAACGCCAAACTGTGGCCGACCGCACCCAATCATTCCCCCTCCTCACTGCACAACTGCTCCTCTACCAGCACCACACCAAACCACACGTAGACCTATTTTTTGCCACGAAGACACGCCACCGATAAAGGGGGTGACaatgtttttttctcttcctaaATGCCCTCGAACTTTAAGTACGGTTTGACTTTTGCAGGGTCGTTTACGTCATTTCGCGAAAAACTTAAGCTGCCAAATGCCAGTTGGGGGTATGGTTGTTGACTCCGACAAAAAGGAGTTGGGAGCTGGGAGCTGGGGAGTGTTGTGCTGCACGGTTTCTGGGGTTGGCCGAGGATTTGTGAAATGACGAAAATGGTCCTAACCAGAAGGgtattttggggttttcagCAGAATAAGCGTGACAAGAGCGGAAAGGAAATgaatgagagaagaaaaaaaacgtGAAAAGTGTCATCGAGTTCTCTGACTCTATGCGTTGAATGGAAGTCACCGATTTTCtcttgaaaattaaaaaattctagaaaaagagaaaaagagaaagtcATCGTACTCGTAAAGAGGAGGGCATTTCGGTCCACACGATGTTGACAATGGTAAAACGACAACGTCCAGTCCAAAGGACCGGCGGGTCTAGAAACCGGTCGGGCGTACGAAAATGAACGAATTGGCCTGGGCGGTCACGAGACATCCCCATGCACATAGGGGCATAATGGTCAATAGAAAAAAGGACCAGTTGGAAGCCCTCCCTCCAACCagattgcaaaaaaaaaaagagagactCTGACAGGTGCCCAAAGCCAGACAATCCATCCTATCTGACTCCTGAACCTCCCCAGGTAAATACCCCACCTTCCCAGGGGTACTTTCGTCAATTAAGATAGataggtaaaaaaaaaaattgaaaaaaaaaaaaagaaaagccacCGAATCAAAACCCGGCCCGACCCGAATGAatgacagagacagagacacaCAGACCTTAGATCTCGCGGCATCGGTCGGCTTGGGGGCCCTGCTGGACTCTTCGGAGCCGTCGAGGGCGCCGCCGCTAACCGAAGTGGCGCCGCTCCAGGAGAGCGGCGTGGTGGGGCTGGCTCTGGCTTCGCTCGACTCGCCCTTCTTCTTATCCTTACCCTCAACGACGACGAGGTCGCTGGCATGGTGATGACGTGGCACGTTCTTGGAGCGGCGCTGCCTAACGCTCCACCGCAGAGACGGAAGGTCACGGCTGGTCTTGGACGGCCGCGGCGGCTCGGCGTGCCTGAGGAGGAGAAGAACGTCGACGACCGCCGCCTCGTCGTTCATGGCCAGGTTGACCCAGCCGTCGTCGTCagtagcagcagcagccaTAGTGTCGTCAGTGtcgtttttatcttttttccttgtttttgcagagagagagagagagagagagagagagaggggaagaAGAGGGTGGCCAGAGAAAATCTCTCCTTTTTATTTAGGTGagttttgtgttgtgttgttgtgtgtgtgcagagagagagagagacagagagagaagaagaggaaagaaagaataatgAGGGGAGGCTTTTATATGTGGTGgatttgctttgttttgttggttgcttgcttgctttcttttttcttgtgtttCTCAACAAACAACTCTTCCACTTCCTTCCTCCTCTTTTGTGTggatttttcccttttcttttttctttttctatttccgatcttttcttctcattttctgTGGGCCACCATACTGTTAACACGTGGCAGTGTTGGACCAAGCTCGCGTggcttttcctctttttttgttttgttttgttttgttttctggttATGGGTTTTTGATGGATGAcactaatttatttatagacAGGGTTTATAGGTGTAGATTGGTTCAGAGATGTGAGCTGGACGCGCTCACAAGGTaggtgagtgagtgagtgagtgagtgaaagagagagaacatGGAGAATTGGGGCAGATGTGGAAGATGGTGATGTTTGTCAGTTAATGATGCGGCACGTTTCGCTTAGGATATGGTGgccatttcttttctttttttctttcattttccttttatttttttatttttttatttttttgggtatatagTTATAGTaggaaatggaaaaaaaaaagcatagaACCCTAGTTTATTTGGCtggtttattttataatttagttttggaAAGGGCAGTACGGCGTTAGACTTGGcatttttgtataatatttgGAGTTTGCGGCAAGGCAGCGTCAACCTTGCCATCTTTAATTACTTGAATATTTCGAGTATGTCATCTTCCTTCGCATCTTGTCTAATAAACATAAGGGCAAACTCAATAGTGGAGGCTCTAAATATGGTGGatagaactttttttttagagTTTCAACGGAATATACGAGGCTTTAAAATTATCTTTCCCACAATAACAGTAGCTTCTATACTTACGCTCTAAATTTTGTTTAcctctttcattttttagtttctttttatcACAATATGACTTCaacatggaaaataaaataattgaacatATTATCAACTTAATCAACGCCGTCATGGTGCTAACCGTGCATCTTTTGGTGTGCCATCTTCATTGATGTATCGTCGAGTAATCATCAATAAAGCTTCCAAACATTATTATTTGCTATAAGTTATACCCAATAAATATAAGTGCTTTATTACATTCATATGTCagctttttggtttttatcacATTATTATCTATACACGAAATTACTTTAAATGAACATGAcaaaaattagacaaaataGAGGACCCATGCGAAGGAAGAGGGGActgcttcctcttctttcacTTCAAATTTCTCTACTTCTTCAAGCATTGTTAACTCCTTTTATTATATTAGTCATCACTACCAGATCAATATACATATATCTTCAAATCCACTTTGGTGTTCTTCTACATCTCAATCTCACTCACACTTCGACTCCACCCTTTGAACTTCTTCTCTTTCGCTAcctacaaaataaatttaggtcAACAGACCACACTCAAGAGTGTTGACCAAAGGCTAATTAGTTAAAGGATTCTCAGAAGATGCAGCAAATACTGGACTTACCTCAAATGCGAGTTATGCTTGCCTTTATATAGTCTCCTTGCTTGGCTAGGGTTTGTAgaataatttcatatttaattgGGATTATTCTTACCCAAAAATAGGTGATAAGATTAATCAAGGAGGTTTGGTGGAAATCCTCATCCTTAATTCAGGGAGATATCCCTATCttaaatcaaagataattacctaattaaataggatttaattaaaaaaattaattgacataAGGAATATTTCCTTTTTAGAGTGTCACATTTCTATTGGTTGTTGAAAATATGTGTTCTCATAATCACTCCTCTAGGGTTACATTGACCGTTGGTGTTACACATGACAACAAAATTCTTTCTTCCAAATGGTGTACATAAATTTTTCTAAGATAGTATTATGATGTAATTAATGAGCGTATAATGCAATTGTGATGAATATGAATACAACAGTTGTGATCGCATTTCCAATGCTGATGGAAATTTGAATACATGGTGCGATCTCACAAAATGCCACGACTGAAAATTAATGTGCTTTCCAAATgacaaaaagagaagaagaaaacaaaaaagtgcaAAAGAGAGGGAAAACCATTTGGTGCGTACACTTGGCATGTTATGAAAAGGTCTTTCTGGTAGGTAATAATTGATTGCAGTCATGCATTTTTCTCATTCAAGTGGATATGATTCAATTTAATGAAACCTAACAACAGATCATGGTAGAATACGTGTTCATGGCACATAGCTAGTCCTCAAAAACTTGGTAGTTCGAGCGTAACTCTTTGGTATCTAATCAGTTGGTGATGAGGGGCAACTTTGAGGGAGTGCAAACTCAGGGCAGAGGGCCCCAATTTCAAGAGGCCCTTAAATTTTACCGTTGTTTCAATTAAGGTCTAAAATATTAATGATATCGAAAATATAAGTAGTTCAAAAATACgaaaatttcgatggaaatatcgagatattattgatatcgataaaaattgaattaaaactacgaaattgtaagaaaaacttgggaatttttattgaaactttggaggatgtttattcaatcaattatctattagtttatcacaaaaaaaatagaaggaaatgcattgcataatgagttaactgatttaagttgattatatagcgagctgacaaacactatgagtgtagaaaatatgtagtaattaacgaaataaaattaaacgcaccataatcatttatatgtaatgatttactacaacattttacactttatacattacGTGGTAAGATATATGAGTGACTTAATATCACACAGAGTTCTtatgaggttcaaatttttgcactatcttcatcatctctatgtgtagagtaagtcTATTGTGGGAAGTaatcatcaaatgataaacccacaaaataattttgcatgtaattgttcaaaacaaaacaatataaatatacatattttagcatattatcataaaaacataaacaacatGGTGATTAAAACGTTGGAGGAGTGAAATGGCAAGGGTTTGAATCctctttgtgtgtgtgtgctttgtgtttttatttttccttttcattttttccatttcatcgatattttcgatattataACGATATTGTACcaatattttgacaaaatattgctgctgtgtgagcgaaattatcggtatcgatattatcaatatttatacgatatgtgtaTGGATACGTTCCAAAATATCTGTGACCCGAAAAAACGATAATATCCTTGATATTTtgtcgatattatcgatattttataCTATGGTTTCAATGTGTATGTACAGTCCCCATCTATTGAGGGAtacctcaaataattttatttgaagaacaccctttagggtatcttatgaatttttttttctaacgattcaaaccatttatttttttaagtctacattcataaaTCAacattgcaaaaaattagacaaatgggattcaagtgattttttgtagagatgattcttgaatgagtatctacaaaatagatggtttagattagtgaaatacaatatggAGTGGGCCATACAAGGGTGTCtatcaaataagcttatttgagggatcccttaaCTAAAGCTCCCTGTATACACTAGCGGATCATGAATTTTTCAGGCTTCTCATCCAGATCCAGTCTGTCGTCGAAACATATGGACAAACCATCTTCGACCTCTTCCTTGGAAAAAGTATCAAACTCCTCCATCTCACCAACGTGGGACCAAAGTATCTCCTGCTGAAAGAGAAAATGGACACTATTAAGCCCGTTTGAGCTTACCACAAGCTTTAACGGCCACTATCAAGGATTAACCTCACCATGCAAAATGCGTAGAACTTTACTTCATACCCGAGTGAATGTACTTGAGGTCAACAATTTTCTCCATATGCATAATCATAGTTAGCTCTTTACTTTGTATTTGTGGAACCATAGTTATGCTCATGGACATGTGTCAAATGTTGAGAATGTTAGTGAGGGTACACGTTAGGTTAAAATGATGAGCAAACATGCAGTCCCAAAAAATACCCACCATTTCCATTAAGTTGGTCCCacataatatattaatattattaaaacTAGCTTGGGCGTGTGACaattaggtttttattttatttatttatttttatattagtaATTGAATTTAACactaagaaagagaaaataggaaccatattctctttttaaatttttttaaaaatctaaatagttttaatttactatattaCCTTCATTTAATGAATATGTTcatttttgaatattttcttcaaCTAAGGgcatattttagttttttgaatatttactattttttgtctctgtttatatatatatatatgtgaataTATTCTTCAAGTAAGGACATATTTtggtattatatatatatatataaaacatataAGGAGCTGTTGTCATAggtttagtatttttttttttggctcgCAAATGAGAAAACTTCATTGGTTAGAGGATATCTCTTGTATGCTATTGTCTTTTATTGGtcaattataattaataatttgatgAATCATggtattttgattttaagCTCTTTGTTGAATTAGTTGTTTaacaattcttttttaatattttaaaaaaaaacatatgttGATGAGTTTTAGTTTTGCATAAAGCTCCTAAAATTTCAGGATCATGATGGTCTTCGATCATGTGCTATTAATACTAGTCTCTCCAAACGCACTTTTGAGCTTGAGAaaggcttttaaaaaaaaaaattaaaatttattttaaaattaaaaaagataatgggtagttgtgcttcataaaaataggatccattatttgatttttcttttaattttaatttttttaatatgaaaaagtgtgaatttaccatattatcctcatttaattaataattttaatttttaatgtttgcattaaccaaagacattttatgatattttaaatgttttattattctttgCATTTTGCTGTATATATAGATAATTTTTCTTCCATGTAGTTTTTATACAGTTTCGCATTTCTCTCTACACTTTCAATTGCATCGAATTATGTATCTTTGTTACACTCATTTGGCCAACTTGCATATTTGCCAAGAGAATTGTAATCCATAGTAAAGGGCAATGTTGAAAAGTAGCTAAAGTTTGGATGTTAAACACTTTAGCCAAGTTTAAGAAAATGTTGATCGAGTATTGTCCTTTTCGTGTTTAAGAAAATGTTAGTACATATTTCTATCATCAGTAACAAAATTTGCAGTTTCGATTGATCTATATTGATCTATTTGTACTCGAATCAACCTAAAGACCACTTCCATGAAGCCAAACCCGGTCCAACCTCAAAAGAACCCGGTTCCTAAAACCCAAGTATCATCTAAACCCCCACATTTCTTCTCCACGGTCGTCTTCcccaaaattccaaaaccTAAGGCCATCAACCATGACTCTCCAACTGAGAGCCAGACACCGAACTCTAACAAAACCACCTCTCACTCACCTcttctccaccaccacctcctcagACCCATCCGACCCAAAAGACCCAAAAGACCCAACAGACCCAAATCCCCAATCTCACTCTTCCTCGCTCACATCCTATTTCAGCGATGTCAAAGCCAGCctcaaacaacaacaacaacaaccacAACAACAGAGAAGACCCATTTCTCAAAATCCCTCATTTTCGAACCATCCTCTGTCCAGGACCTCCGGAGCGGCTTCCTTGGAAGAAATCCGCAAAAACCTCTCGGAGTTTCGGCGGCGATCCGCTGTGCCGGAACCCACAGACTCAAACTCTGCACCTTCACAGCAATCTTCAACAGCTCAAGGTTCTAGACAGCAAGTCTCTTTTCAAGAGCTTTATAACAGAAATGTGCTTGGCAAGTCTGAGGACCCCAATGCCGATAAGGGTGGGAAGCTCTCTTTCAATGCGATCCGAGAGAGCTTGAAGAAGATAAAGTCGAATACCAATGTGCAAAGTGATAGGAAGAGTGTGGACCCTATGTCCTTATCGGCATTTACCAATAGTTTGAAGCTCAAGCCGAATGTGATCGGTGGGACTGACACTTTGCCGATGTCGATTTTTGGGAAGGAGAAGATAAAGGGGAGAAATGAAGAAGAGGGCTCGTATGCAATGAAGACAGATTTTGTGAAGTTGTATGACCATGCAGAGCTGGGGGAGAAGTTGAGGAGgttgaggccggaggccaaGGGGGACAGCTGGTTTTCATTGAAGGAGTTAAATGAGAGGTTGATGAAGTTGAGGGAGATggaagagatggagactcAGGCGGCTATGAGCGGCGTTTCGTTTAGGGATTTGAGGGATAGCTTGgtgaaattgaagatttcgGATGAGGAGAAGGTGAAGAAAACTTCGAGTAAGTAAGCAGTTTTGTGCTGTTTTTGTTGAGtttatgttaaattttttatgttatgAATGATATATGTTTGTAGAGTTAAACAGTTCGGTTGTTTACTGAGAAAATGTAGTCGATGAAATACGATGAAAATTGAGACCAAAAGTAAACAAGTTCCTTCTTAGAACACTTGATAAGGTAAGATGGAGAAGATGCAAAGTGAGTCTGTTGAGCAAATAGTTATGTTTGTTGGTCAGAAGAATGTTTACATTTGTGTTTTCTCTTTGTGAAATTAAGGGAAAGAGGAGAGTTTATGACTTTGCACTTTGACATTGAGGGTTTTTAGTGAGGTTTTCATTTTGAACTTCTATGAGAAGCCCTTCCATTTGTTGTTAAAACCCTTTCTAATTTATAGACAATTATGAGAAGGCCTAGAAGTAGCgattatatttttgttcttcttgttgcacaattttgaatatttgCTGATTGAAGATTTCAATATTTGCTTGCTGAAAAATTGTGGAGACGGAAAAGGAAGCAGTGTTAAAACTCAAGTTTTAACATAGTTTTAACCCAATAGAGATTATGAGAAGGTGCAAAATTCATTTACTGAATAACTCTTGTGCTACTTCCTATATAGGAGCCATATCTCTATATTGCTAGAGAGATATTAACTTGCAAACTTGAATTTTACGACAATTCAggctatatatattttattataaaagcTTACATAAGTTATAAGTTTAATGTTTGTCTTGAATTTACCAACTAAACATTTTGATTTGTGTAGAAAGTTAGATATGCGACAGATATAGTTATCTTCCCTAAGTGGAATATATACGCTCCTTTTCCCAGTTTAGATTAGACTTTGAAAATATGGCCTAGGCATCTAACATAAATTAGCTCGAGTTCTATCTTGTGGGATTATATTCTGGTTTCTTCCAAAGAAAACTCCTGGGTTCATCACAAGAAGGGAATTATCAAATTTGAGTTTGTTGGTTTGTACTTTTATTAACAAGtatattataaacaaaacTTTACGTTGATTGAGCTCGATTGGTTTTATTTGCTAGGTATCCTGCAATTTattaattgattttattgttgcAGTCCAGAGGCTTGATATCTTGGGCCAGTTCGGCCGAACTCCTAGCTTTATGCTGCAACCTCCCAAGGAATACTTGGTTGAAAAGGCAAGTATATCTTTTCTGTTAACTTTATGCATCATTTGGGAATTTTCACAAGATTCATGATTTAAGACGCTAAATTACCCATGCCCCACCATTTTCTATGTTGTCCTCCTCTCTGTCAAGAGTATGTGTTCTTCTCAGATAAATTTTGCTTTGCACTTATAGATGCTTGAGTTGTTGTAACTCTCGCATGAAGTAATACTAATTTTGTTAATGTTGATCAGTAGTTTGGTGCCTAATATGTTTAATGAAATATTTGATGCAGTATTTCCATCCAGATAACATGTCTTCTGcagaaaaactgaaaattgagCTTGCCAAAGTTAGAGAAGAATTTAAAATGTCAGAGTCTGATTGTGGTTCTGCTCGAGTTCAAGGTATAGGTTATGATTTTGGTTTCATTACACTTTTGTTATTTGTAttcatttttatgattttattttccattgtAAAGTGTTCTTTGCCTGTGGCACGCACATTTTTTTGATCGTTTAATTGGGCAGAAATTTAATTCCACTTTTCGTCTAGTTCTTTCAGTTGCCTTGCAAACAGTCTTTTAATCTACTTTCATCGATAACATTTACGAGGGCTGTTTaattgttatttattattttttcatagttTCTTTTCTATATTATATTCTTCATTGTTATACCTTTCATGCTGTTGGAAGAGAAGACAAGGGTGAGAAAGGTTATACTGTGCAAAAGGATGTTCAAACCTATAATATAAATTGACATTGGTTTATAGTGCAGAGTTG includes the following:
- the LOC117623166 gene encoding uncharacterized protein LOC117623166 isoform X2; translation: MAAAATDDDGWVNLAMNDEAAVVDVLLLLRHAEPPRPSKTSRDLPSLRWSVRQRRSKNVPRHHHASDLVVVEGKDKKKGESSEARASPTTPLSWSGATSVSGGALDGSEESSRAPKPTDAARSKVAVRSEAAIFKRPRKKKTLAELKEEESFLLKERRNLKNQLATLRLTVEKQRATNESLRKIKTITHCLKTSRSLSFQQWPTPGSLVSSTKDASCIQLDLQLPLTTMKATTSVVPGESISYQLEQVNAVGVPTKIMPTIVHCSNLGASQSSCPPNVSCKVEEAGSQDAAFSLPDLNLPFGDDPSSEVLYRTS
- the LOC117623166 gene encoding uncharacterized protein LOC117623166 isoform X1, whose translation is MAAAATDDDGWVNLAMNDEAAVVDVLLLLRHAEPPRPSKTSRDLPSLRWSVRQRRSKNVPRHHHASDLVVVEGKDKKKGESSEARASPTTPLSWSGATSVSGGALDGSEESSRAPKPTDAARSKVAVRSEAAIFKRPRKKKTLAELKEEESFLLKERRNLKNQLATLRLTVEKQRATNESLRKIKTITHCLKTSRSLSFQQWPTPGSLVSSTKDASCIQVCLDLQLPLTTMKATTSVVPGESISYQLEQVNAVGVPTKIMPTIVHCSNLGASQSSCPPNVSCKVEEAGSQDAAFSLPDLNLPFGDDPSSEVLYRTS
- the LOC117623166 gene encoding uncharacterized protein LOC117623166 isoform X3, whose amino-acid sequence is MAAAATDDDGWVNLAMNDEAAVVDVLLLLRHAEPPRPSKTSRDLPSLRWSVRQRRSKNVPRHHHASDLVVVEGKDKKKGESSEARASPTTPLSWSGATSVSGGALDGSEESSRAPKPTDAARSKVAVRSEAAIFKRPRKKKTLAELKEEESFLLKERRNLKNQLATLRLTVEKQRATNESLRKIKLDLQLPLTTMKATTSVVPGESISYQLEQVNAVGVPTKIMPTIVHCSNLGASQSSCPPNVSCKVEEAGSQDAAFSLPDLNLPFGDDPSSEVLYRTS
- the LOC117623287 gene encoding uncharacterized protein LOC117623287 encodes the protein MTLQLRARHRTLTKPPLTHLFSTTTSSDPSDPKDPKDPTDPNPQSHSSSLTSYFSDVKASLKQQQQQPQQQRRPISQNPSFSNHPLSRTSGAASLEEIRKNLSEFRRRSAVPEPTDSNSAPSQQSSTAQGSRQQVSFQELYNRNVLGKSEDPNADKGGKLSFNAIRESLKKIKSNTNVQSDRKSVDPMSLSAFTNSLKLKPNVIGGTDTLPMSIFGKEKIKGRNEEEGSYAMKTDFVKLYDHAELGEKLRRLRPEAKGDSWFSLKELNERLMKLREMEEMETQAAMSGVSFRDLRDSLVKLKISDEEKVKKTSIQRLDILGQFGRTPSFMLQPPKEYLVEKYFHPDNMSSAEKLKIELAKVREEFKMSESDCGSARVQVAQLTTKIKHLSSVLHKKDKHSRKGLQAMLQRRKRLLKYLRKTDWDSYCFVLSKLGLRDKPEFLSKLGVRYKTDNKT